TTGCCAACTAGACTTTAACTTAGTACTATTATACGGGTTTGAACTGCGATGGTTTAAGCCCGGCATATGATTAAATTTCATGATACGAACCGAACCTCAAATCATATAAGTTACCCAAACTTAAGCGAATGAGGAAGCCAGTTCAAATCTCTAACAAGCATTTTTATGTGGGGCCTCTCGCCTAAAGTCTTAATAGCTCAAATCTACTCACAAGTGTGCGCAAGTGTATTAATTCTTCGGTGTTTGTTTCGGGTTATCTCTTCCTCTGCCCTGCTTCGTCTGCTCTGTGTCCTTTTTTTCAGTTTGTGCTCTGGCCACATTCAAAGTGTACATTTCGCTTTTTGCCTGGCAATTTGAATGATTTATGTTGATTGCGTATAATTGCATGTTGTGTCGCCTCCAGCTCCGCCTCCACCCCCTCTCCGCTTGCCCCAGGCAACTCTACGAGTTGCGCCttgcggcatgtggcatgtgaaCGGCCCTAACCTCAGACATTCTGCTTGCGTCGGCAGCGCTGCTTTTATGACGCGTCATCTGTCAGCGACTTGTTGTGACAATGTCGAGCAGCAGGGGTGGAGGGCAGGAGGGCTGCGGGTGGCAGGGTCTTATTGCGGGGCTTGGCTAGACATTGCGCTGCTTATCTAATTATGCGCCCAAATGGCACGCAACACAAAAATGCCGACCCCCATACCCACCCTCCTGTCGACCCAAGGGCCGTGCTGTCTTTTGCGGCACGACGCTTCATTTTTCTAACCAGGCAAATGCCATGAGAGCGGGTTGGGGGCTGGGGGTTGGGGGTTGGCCTAATGGCGGGGCGCGCGCGCATTTATTTCGCTTGTAAACGAgcacaatttgcaatttgaacGCGTCCATTTGGCGGCGGAGCCGCCACGTGTCCGGGCTCCCACCGTTCGCTGTCCGCCATTTGCAATTGAATATTTATCTGCGCCCGTCTGGGGGGCGTGGCATTCAACTAGAAGTTATTACGCAtaagcaataacaaaaaaaaaaaaaaaaaaaaggaacacaacaaaaatagaaaacaaaagcataaaAGGGAAGCAGCCAAATTTGCACTTTACTAATCAGGCCAAACCGAAACAGTGTGACCAAACGCGCACAAATGCcacaaataattcaaatagcCATAATTGTGATTTATTAAAATACCATCTGGAGAACTGAAGCTCAGACGGGCTCGATCGATTGTCCTGCTGttccatatacatatgcttAGACGCTTCGTATGTTTATATCTACAAATAGAAAAGTTTGGCCTGacttgccaaaaacaaaaacataaaaaaaatgccaatGAGAAAACTGTTTTAAGAATCAAATAATTCATTAATAAATGAAAGAGGCTTTGAATAAAATAGCTTATCTTTTAAATCGGACGCATTTCAGAGCACACAATCGGAGCATCTGCAAACATGCATATGATGAACTGATGTTAAGGTCCACCCTAAGGCAGAGCTCTTATCCACGCGTCGGCCATAAAGGCAACGCCCAAATACTGACATGCAACCGCCCTTAACTCAGCCAATGAGCCCTGATCGATCTATGTCTAGCTGCAAGAAAAATCGACACATATTGAGGAGATTACCCGGCATCATCCGGATAGAGATTACAACAATGTCTCGTATCATCAAAAGaagttaattttcatttataattaaaacaatatttgtcGCCTGAGCGCGGACTGGTCACACTGTTCGGCCATGGGAGCAGAGGAGCCGCAGATTAGAAATGGCAGCAGAATGCAAAAACGAAATGTGCAAAAGAGCTATGGGTGGGACGGAAGGGTGGGGGGTAGGGCAGAGCGGGCGAAGCGCTCGAAGCGGGCAACGTGAGCGAACGAGAGTGGGAAACGTCAGCTAATAAAATGAACTTTATGCGCGAACGTGCGTGGACTTCAAACGGCAAAAAAGGAGCACGCAATCGAAGAAGAAGCGCACGTAAAGACAGATGCAGTAGCATTGGCAGGAGCCAGGGTAGTGGGGGGTCGCAGGGCTGGCATGGTCAGTGACAGTTATTGCCCAGTGTCCTCTCTGGTGCGCTctccctcccccccccccccctctcacACTCCTTTGCTGTGTTGTCGTAAcaagtttcagtttcagttgcctaattataattttgcaaTTCTGCTGGCGCATGCAAAATTCATGATTGCCATAGGGTAgggcagtgggcgtggcatgagGTTAACACAACATTGTGCTGTTTATGCCACCGCTCGCCCCCTCCCTCAATTTCTTCCGTGCAGCTGCTTCCGCTGATGTAAACATAAAACATGACAACTTCCGGCTGCTACCCGaaacgcagctgcagctggggCAAGGGATCGGTGGGGGGTTCGGGCAATGACAGGGGGGGGGGGACAAGCGGAACGTTAAGCGTTTTATGGCCAAAAATGTGCGTTTCATTTGGCGCTGGTCCCGTGCTCAACGCTCGCGCGCGCGCCCTCTGGCGTTCGTTTTGCGCAGATTCGCACAACTTCCGtttgcataccctgtacgcCAGCGCTCAGTGGGTATATTGGTTGCTCTTGGGACTGGGAATATGGACACAAAAACGAGCATTTCAATATCAAGCAACTGCTTAAGGCTGTCACAGTTTGAGAGTCCAGTTCATCTTACAGTCTTAGAGTCATCGGACGCCATAAACAAGCAGCAACTGCTCGACTGACcgtaattacagggtattgttATAGTCGAAGAGACGCCGTAGCCACGCTCTaagttgttattgctgcttttctgcaaatgttgcaaatctTCGCGAAAAACTTGtcgtaaaaatattttcatcaaCAAACGTTTGCCCGGCGGTGGGCGGCGGTCGTGGGGGCGTGGCAATGGCAAAATGAAGCAATGAAAATGGGCAATAAACAAATGGCACAGCGCAGCGGAAGTTAAAgcaaagcgcacaaaatggcgGCCAGCGCACCGGAAGACAAAGACATCAGACAGGCTACAGGCAGACGCAACTCCACCCTCCCTCCCGCCGtcccccccctccccactATTACCCATCGCTACCCCCTCTAAGCCTTGCTCTCCACGCTGCTTCGGTTCGTGTGGAATTTATGAAGCATAAGCTGCATAAACATTAAGATTACATAAGCGTCGGGCTCGAGCATATCCGGGCCAGGACACAAAAATCCAGCGACGCTTGCAACATTTTAAGTGTCGATAATTTTTGGTGCGAGCTCCGACAGGACAGGACAAGTgcagggggcgtggcagcatgCCACACAGCCTTCTTGTCGAAgctcatgcatatgcataagcTAAGCAaacgagagggagagagagagagcgagagatcGAGAGGGAGAAGCGATGCGATAAGCAAAGCATTTAAAATTGGATAGCAGCAggaaatttgcatttgttcgATGCCCGAGCTAAAATGAAggcaaatgtaaatgttttGTGTCAGCAATAAACAATAGAGCGAAACAAGAGAATGTCCCGGAATAATTCGATGCAACTCGGACAAAAGATAAGTGCACAGCATAATGGCAATGGGCTGGTATTAGGGCCAAGACTTACAAATGCTTCAGACTAAGGAATACTTTGGCGAATGCAGAGCACAATAGTGTGAAACGAAGCGGAATGAAATAATCTAAAATCTAAAAGAACAGAACCATAATTAAGATTTACAagtcaaatgcaaaatgctgCGGACTGGAGCGAAATGAAATCGAATGCCTCTCACAGATATGAGAAAGTGTAAAGCAACGCAAAGATGAGAGAGAGATACATCACAGGACTAACAAATGAATGGAGGATGTGTTAAGTGATTTTCAACCGAGATTGATGCTGATTGACACAGATTTTTAAGAATGACCAGTCAGTCAGCAATTAACAAGTAAATGAATCAATCAATCTATCAGActatcagtcaatcaattagtcaGCCACTCTCTATCAGTCAGTCTGTTCATCAATCAATTTATCGATTAGTGAATCAGTAAATTACTAAAGTATATTATTtactcagtcagtcaatcggtCGATCAGTCAGACTCTCCGTCAATCAATCATCTTACCAGTACGTGATTCAGTACATCACTCAATCACTTtctcagtcagtcaatcagtcaatcattaATGCCCAGGCAGTCAGCTAATCATTATAATGGTAAGgctgtcaatcaatcaatcagcttATCTGCACATCAGTCAATCACTAACTCAGACAGTCAATCACTTACTCAGTTAGTCCTCAGATAGTCATTTGTTTAGTTGGGTGTTCTATCCGccagtctgtcagtcaatcaatcagcttATCAGTTAGTGATTTATtacatcagtcagtcaatcactcCATCATAAATGCGCACACAGTCAATTTGcaattcaatcaatcaatccgCCATCACTCAATCATCAGTCATCAGacagtcactcagtcagtctatcaatcaatcagtcaatcagttcgTCAGTCGCTCAATCAGTTACCCAATCAGTAAGTAACTGTATTTATTCAGTTAATTCATCAGTCTATTAATCAGTTTatctgtcaatcagtcagtcaatcactctttcagtcagtcagtcaatcagtatCTCAGCGAGTCATGACATGTCGAATACATGATGAAatgcatatagatatatatatatatgtaactaaTTTAAGGCATTATGAGCAAACCCTATGCTCGCCCCAAGGGGGGAGGTGTGCATGTGGGTGAGGGTGTGGGTGCGGGTTACAGGTCGCAACTAACATGACAAATTCAGTTATTTTGTGCATTCGTATGCCCCACCGCAAGGGCGAGGAGAAATCAgcaaaaatgaaacaacaAAGGCGAAGCGTTAGTCTACAAAATGTGTACAAGCTGGGAAGGGTAGacagaggggggggggggtgttgGATATGTAACAGACGGGGGCGGAGTTGGGGGTAGGGGGCAGGCAAGTGGAGCAACGGCAGCTGATACGTgatttgtttgccaaattgtggcaaatgtgtgtggagctcgtgtgtgtgtgtgtgccgctaattgagttgttgctgccacacacagacacacacacacacacacacacacacacacaggcgcacGCACAACACATTCGCCAAGCAGTCACGCGCCACCCGCCGCACTTCCGCCTTTTGGTTTATTGAGTTTGCATGACCCTAATTTAAAGATGATTTAAAATTCCCGCAGCGAAATTAACCAAAATGTCCGATCAGCTGCAATACCTTTCCCTAGTCGAAAGAGGAACGGGGTCTGGGATTGGCGTTAAGGGGGAGGGGAGGGTACGCTCGCTAATGTGGCGCATTTATCATGCAGCTGGGCGACTGGCGCCAGGCAACCGCCAGTTGGCAGCTGGATGCGCTAATGGTCGCCACTTGCAGCAacataaattatgtttaatcagcagcaacaaacagcaacagcaacaaaatccTTTAATCGCCAGCACAAGCTAAGCAAACAGCTTTGAAAGCAGCCAAAGATACAAATGCATCCATCAGATacacgagcagcagcagcagcagcggcagcaacagaaaGTGGCCAGGATAAGCTGCGAATCATGCTGCACTGAGAACGAGAGAGTAGCGATATCTGTGGCACGCCGCAgattttaaataccctttgcaGACCGAACCTCTTCATGATGCTCATAACGATTTGCATCTCAGAAGCACGGCGAAATTAGTAAAAGTCGAGTTTTCGAGAAATCTTTCATATGGTTcgatgttgataagatttCTACATATGTTCTGTCTGCTTTAGAGCTGAGCTTTTAAACTGAGAGATTAGTTCGCAATAGAAACAGACataaagacagacagactgacagtcGGACAGATTGACAGACTTGGCTTTATCAaatcggctattgatgctaatCTGGAATATACTTAATTTAGGGTCTTCTTCTAAGCGTTACACTTTTCATGACattattataataccctccaGAAGAGTAGAAAATTATTTCACTCCATATTGATAGATACTTCCATCCATTCCACACAAAGCTGAAAAGAGCTCGCTGAAAGGAAGGTCGAGTTATGCTCAAAAGACCATACCTCAGCATCGAAATTAATGTAATTATCGATATTCGGCATAGATGAGCATACATAAAGATTCTCTTAACTCTAGACTTTGTATTTAACGAGCTCAACGAGATGGACATAAAAGACAATATACCCTGGCATCCATTCACAGCGAGGCTGCGGACTTTATTTGGCAATGCGTCTCGGTAAATATTGAAACTCTACGAAATGGTGTCTGTTTATATCTTGGGGTAATATGTTTGGGCAACGCGCAGCTAAGAAatcgcagctgctgcatatTCATGTTGAGCAGGGCTTAACAGGGACAACAGCGGGATTTGTCCGGCGGCTTATCGATCTGCGactagagagagagaaagacagagagagagaggtagcaagagcgagagagagagagagagagagagagagagagagaagcggAAGTGGGGAAGCAACATCACACGCCCTGTCATCGCGGCACGTCAATCACGAGCACAGCGAAACACTTTAGCCGTAAGGAACAGGGTAGCACTGCCCCGCCACCCCCACCCACCCCTTCCTCCATCATCCTCTTTCAACTTGGGCACATTAAACTAAGCTGGCAGCGAAATGGCGCACTAAGTGGCGGACCAGCCGCTCgtagccagtgttgccaactgtcGCTGACAAAGAAAAGAGAAGACAAAAAGACGTAGCTTCGTTCAGTTTTAAGAAAGCTAAAAAACAGCtttaaaaatagctaaaaatatttaagaaatagCTTTAAAGAGATAACACACAATGCCAGGGTTGTCAACTATGCAAAATATTACCGGATTAAATGCTGCCACCTTTTATGCAGCTTTCTTTTAGGAAATTGTCAGGGCCGAGGGCATCTCAGAGTTGCCACATTATCAAAATAGATGAAAGAAAAGCGAGAGATTTAATAAACTTCCAGATATTTGCCTTATGCTTTTGCAGATATGTGGGTAGAGCGAAAAATATATCTACTTTATGTCAAAAGCCGACGCGTGTAAACCTATCGTTGAATACCTCTAAAACTAGCCGAATTTAGCTGGAAAAGAGCTGAGCTGGCCGCACTGCATGTCAGCCACGTCTGCTGGTCCAGCATCTAGCGGAGCCGCTGATGGAAGCCTGAGCCGAGCTACGTGCTGTGgcccatgtgtgtgtgtgtgtgtgtgtgtgtgtgtgtgcctgcttAAGCGAGCGGGCCATAAGCAGAGCACTTGGCTCACTCAACGCCTTGTCTGGCCAAAATGTGTTTACCATTTGCTGCATTCCGAGGGCTgccgcaaagtatgcaacacttttgcAACACTGGTTATCAGCCGCAAGTTTGGCGGCGCAATCCTTCTCGAAATGGTGGGCGTGTCAGGCGTAACGAGCAAAATCGCTTGGCAACTAAGAAACTCactcataaataaatgttgcagAGATTCGCAGAAAATCCTCTCATTTACTTGAGCACTTGCGAGCGCACAAACAATCAACAGATACAAGTAAATACACGttgcgagaaaaaaaaacaacacaatttcaagttTTCATCTTGAACTGAGCTTCGACAACGCAGCCAAGTACAATTAATCCGGCTGAGAGCTTTCAAGTGCTGTCAGAGCTATTTCTATGTAGACAATGCGGAGCCGAAGCTGCACATAtggttgactgactgactgattgattgattgactgatatTTAACTTGTAATTACATTATGTGCTATAGGCGAACGCGAAGAGGTTTAAGAGTGTTGGTAAATTCCACGCGCAAGTGTGGAATAAACTCGAAAAATTGTTCTATGCAACTTTATTATTCACCATCCGATCGGCTTTGAACCTATTTTCCCTTGTGAAAATTCGTCAGATAtttgtttcacacttttcggaaagttcattcaattttcaatttcacgCACAAATGTGGAAAATGTGGAAATACTTAAAGCTCATGAGTCTTCTAAAGCTCTTTCATGCTTGccttatgcataaatattgcgCCAGCAAATCTCGAACTTGATAAACTAGCTGTTCAGATGGAATCTAGGCTAAGCTTCTAGGCTAAAGCTCATaataagttttaattaaaagctcaTGTATCCTGCTTAAAGCCCATTTATGGTTATCCTATGCTTATGCTTATACTTAAAATTTATGAGGGCAACACATCTTAACGCTCTTTAAGCTTTAATGAGCTTGGATCAAAAGCTACCTAGTTCAGCGTAAAGCTCATTAATGCTTGCTTGGCGAGCAACTCTTGAATCATTTGAGCTTTAAGCTTGCTTAAAAGCTTTGGCATAACTTCAATTAAATCTGAATgcgatatttatttttaactattttttagCGTATTATTTTAGGCTGAAGCCAATTAAGCTTTATTAAAGCTTAAGTGAGCTTTAATTTaaggaaaattaaatttttatttcagaCATTTAGCTTTTCAGGCATATTTTTTCTGTTGTGTCTCGCGAGCTCTTTAACTTCTGCCTGATTCTCGACGAGATTCCCTCTCATACCCTCTCAACAGTCGGGTATCTGTTGGAACACAATCAGTTTGTCTTCCAGTTGTCCCCCTCGGACCGATTTCATGGCGCAATTTATGGAACGCTTTTGGCCTTTTGGCGCCGTGCCgcatttcctttttatttttttttgtttccagGTTTTACATTCTTGccttttttctattattttatcGTTTGTTTTTTCTGGTTTCGTTTTCGTGTTGTTTTGGCTCTTGCCGGAGTTATCTTTTGCGTAGATTCGCTGGCAGGCCAAACAGAAATATGAatttataccattttgtaGTTGCTTttaatgctgttgttgccgttgtttgCACTCGCAAATTCCTGGAATACAACGTAATTTATAGCTGCGAGTCGGGCGCCAAGGCTTCAGCTGCGGACCAAAAGCGAATGGAGGAGAAACGCAAATTTGGGATGACAGACACGGCAGGCAGATGGGCGGGCTGGAGGGTTATGGAGGACGCCAGACGCACGACGCAGGACGCTTTTAATTACGgctgatttatttattgcgcATACGCTCCGTATgcaggtgcagcagcagctgaaactGAAAAACAGGTGCGGCACCTGCTAAAGACAGTGGCTAATTTGTAGAATGGACAAAGTCACAAGCAAttaattgtcattcaaattggAGGCACAATAAAGAAAGAATGCAATAAGCTTAGCAAGTCGCCGCTCAAAgtgtaattaaaattaaattgcccGGCGACATATGCAGcggccagtgccagtgccagtcgCCGAGTCGCCGGCAACCACAGCGAAACAGTCAGCATTGCGCGATTGACTAAGCGGCACCAAAATAGGACCAATTCAAAAACCAAGAAACAGCTGctctttctgctgctgctgagtcAGCGCCTTGGGTCTTGGCGCTGCACGAATCGAGCGGTTGCCAGTTCTTTGCCCAACATCGTTGCAGCATGAGCGCCAgcgcgagtgcgagtgcgagtgcgagtgcgagacCAAGCAGCAGCGATGTAGCCGAGCAGTGTGCACGTCACGTGCTGCACGAGCTGATCAGCACGGAGCAGCAGTATGTGGAGGATCTGGTCAGCGGAATTGAGCGCTATAGCCAAATCTTTAGTccgctgccgtcgctgccCGTCGGTTTGGTCGGTCAGCAGCATGTCCTGCTGCCGTATGTTACACAGATTGTCAAACTGCATAGATATAAACTTTTGCCGCTGATGCTGCAGCATCGGCATCAGCTGGAGCTGCTCTTTGAGCGTTGGTATGCGCTCATCGATCAGGATTTTTTCAATTGTTACGTGCTCTTTGCGGCTAGCCAGCGCGCCAGTCTGCAGCTCTATTACAAGCATGAGCTCTATTTTAAGGTAAGCAAAATGCGGGCCCTTTGTGTTCGATTTCTTGACTGGCTTATCAGCGAACTAAGCCAACGGCGAATCACAAGTGAGCTTGCAATCTATGGCCACATGACACTTGGGCGGAAGCGAGACAGCAATACACTGATCGTTCAACTTTCGCTGCACTCGACCCAACATGGCCGTCAACAAGTATTTCTCACTCGCCTGCTCTCACTAAGTTGAAGCGAGAGCGCCATACAATGACAGCTGACATCAGGCGAATTGAAGACTGCAATCTAATTGCGCTGGCAATAGCAAGGCGAATTGAGGTCATCAACCTGCTGGCGTCAGCAAAGGCGCAAAGAGCGCACGCACTAGCACTTGCCGTATCATAACAAAAGGCGAATTGAGGCGAGTTTGCAACAGAAGGCGAATTAAAGCCTTGCGCTCGCGCGAGAGCGCACGCACTTGCAATATCAAAACGAAGCGCAATGAGGCGAATCTTTAGTTCATGGCGAATTGAAAGATGATATTTGTTGCCTGCTCGCTCACACCGTAGGGCATGGTCGCAAATGGGGAACGAAAAATGTTCGCTCGTTAACATTATCACAGCCACATGCATGCCTCTCGCTCGCACctatttgattgttttgggCGCACAATAGAAACCATAAAATCAAACGTAGCCGTTAACAAGATGGCGTTGCTAACCTTTTGTAATGGCTGCCTGCTATTTTTAGCTCATGCAaaagaagtagaagaagaagctgaAAAATGTGCGGGCAATTTACAGCAAAACGATTTGTTATGAGTAAATATTTGTGCCTGCTTAAAAATGGCTGCAAAGATGgccacattttgttttccctttcaaatgcaattacaattaaattacTTTCTATTAATATTCAAATGGATGTGCAATTGATTTGCCTTAGCACAGAGAATAACTTTAACTattatgttgttgtttaacTTGATTTAGTTGATTGATATTGCTGATTTCTGCTGATTGATAttggttttatttatgcatttctcATTAGCAGCGTCTGCAAATCCAGTTGGGCGATCCGCTGGGCATACGCAGCTTCCTGCTGAAGCCCGTGCAGCGTGTTACCAAATATCCGCTGCTGTTGAGCAGATTCATCCAGGCATTCTACGAGCATCGCCAGCTGATCTCGAAGCGCGTCTTTGAGGTGGCCTGCCGCCTGGAGACGCGGCTGCGCGAGCTGCTGGAGCGGGCCAATCAGTCGGATCAGCTCAATGATATCAAGCACTT
This window of the Drosophila virilis strain 15010-1051.87 chromosome X, Dvir_AGI_RSII-ME, whole genome shotgun sequence genome carries:
- the LOC6634522 gene encoding rho guanine nucleotide exchange factor 25 isoform X1; this encodes MSASASASASASARPSSSDVAEQCARHVLHELISTEQQYVEDLVSGIERYSQIFSPLPSLPVGLVGQQHVLLPYVTQIVKLHRYKLLPLMLQHRHQLELLFERWYALIDQDFFNCYVLFAASQRASLQLYYKHELYFKQRLQIQLGDPLGIRSFLLKPVQRVTKYPLLLSRFIQAFYEHRQLISKRVFEVACRLETRLRELLERANQSDQLNDIKHFNALSILNEASFITVGEFQLNDGRLRRSYSCKLFAFNTCLIYTESKGRKQLLRGNFLLPDVCFVALSKSFLLCNKQRECEFLCQPAVLQKWETIVRQLLDQEPGPASIDRSGQHVQQQQRDAISRTTWYALH
- the LOC6634522 gene encoding rho guanine nucleotide exchange factor 25 isoform X2 is translated as MSASASASASASARPSSSDVAEQCARHVLHELISTEQQYVEDLVSGIERYSQIFSPLPSLPVGLVGQQHVLLPYVTQIVKLHRYKLLPLMLQHRHQLELLFERWYALIDQDFFNCYVLFAASQRASLQLYYKHELYFKRLQIQLGDPLGIRSFLLKPVQRVTKYPLLLSRFIQAFYEHRQLISKRVFEVACRLETRLRELLERANQSDQLNDIKHFNALSILNEASFITVGEFQLNDGRLRRSYSCKLFAFNTCLIYTESKGRKQLLRGNFLLPDVCFVALSKSFLLCNKQRECEFLCQPAVLQKWETIVRQLLDQEPGPASIDRSGQHVQQQQRDAISRTTWYALH